The nucleotide sequence CTCTCTTTGCATATACAGTTTTCTTTTCTCTAAAATCAAAGTAGCTTATCCTTAGGTTTGTCATTAAAGTTTCCTCCTCAACATATCAGATATAACCTAGTATATTATAGCATATTTATATATTAAAGTATTTGCTCATATTATACATTTCAAGGAGGGTAACCATGGCAGAGTTAACAATGTCTATGTCGGAAGTAGTTGTTGTATTAAGAACCACACTTTCCGGTGCTTCAGATAAATTGAAAGAAGTAGAATTGGTAGATAAAAATAAAATAAAGCTTCTCATTTCCGTATCAAAACTTTTTCCTGATATACCTGTATCCTTGGCTTATCACTCATTCAACAAGGGCATTATAAAATTCGAAGTTTACACTAACTATCCGACAAAGGTAATACAAGCAATAGTAAATAATATAAATTTTGAAGGATTGGATAAGAGCACCCTTTCCCTAGATAATAATTTATTGTCTGTAAACATCAAAGAGATAATGCTCACCTCTATAGGCTGGCTGGATATTAAAGATGTTAAAATGAGAAACAATCAACTCACCTTCATACTTACACCCATATCCAATAAAAGGTAAACTAGTTAAATTACAGCTGTTGTAACATAAAAAACTGCGCTTAAACGCAGTTTTTTTTGAATTAATTCAATATTAATTACTCCTTGTATATGCAGTTTCCTCTACAGTCTATTGCTACAATTGCGGGAAAGTTATCAACCTGAAGTTTCATAACAGCCTCTGTTCCCAATTCCTCATAAGCTACAAGCTCTGCACTCTTAATTGATTTACTGATAAGGGCCCCGGCACCGCCAATGGCAGCAAAATAAACAGCCTTATTCTTAATCATCGCCTCTACCACCCTTTTGTCTCTGGAACCTTTTCCTATCATCCCTCTAAGCCCCAGGTCCAATAGTTTAGGAGTATAGGCATCCATCCTGCCGCTGGTAGTAGGTCCTGCAGACCCCATTATCATTCCGGGTCTAGCAGGGGTTGGTCCCACATAGTATATTATGGTGTCCTGTATATCAAAAGGTAGGCTTTCCCCTTTATCTAATAGCTCTATCATCTTCTTATGTGCTGCGTCTCTGGCGGTATATATAGTTCCTGAAATATATACGCTGTCACCACAGTTTAAAGCTTCTGCATCTTTAGTTGTAAAAGGTGTAATAATATTTTTTATCATACTGGTCCCCCCATTATATTTCAGCTTCAGCATGTCTTGTAGCATGGCAGTTTATATTTACAGCAACAGGCAGTCCTGCTATATGAGTAGGGTAGGTTTCTATATTAACTGCCAATGCAGTGGTAACTCCACCAAAGCCCTGTGGTCCTATATTGGTTTCGTTTATCCGTTTCAACAATTCTCTTTCTATGCTTTCATAATAGCTGTCGGCATTTCTTTTATCAATGGGTCTCAACAAGGCCTTTTTTGCAAGCAATGCAGCTCTATCAAAGGTCCCACCTATACCTACTCCCACAACTATAGGCGGACAAGGATTTGAGCCGGCTTCGATAACAGTCTTTAAAACAAAGTCTTTAACCCCTTCTATGCCATCTGAAGGCTTCAGCATTTTTAGCTGACTCATATTCTCTGAGCCGAACCCTTTAGGTGCAACAGTTATTTTAAGCTTATCTCCAGGCTTTATCTCGTAATTGATAATAGCCGGTGTATTATCCCTTGTATTTACCCTATGAATAGGATCCTTTACTACAGACTTTCTCAAATACCCTTCCTCATACCCTCTTCTTACACCTTCATTTATTGCCTCTTCCAAGCTGCCACCGCAGATATGCACATCCTGGCCAAGCTCAACAAACACGCAGGCCATTCCTGTATCCTGACACATAGGAATCGCCTCTTCCCTGGCTATTTTAGAATTTAGCAATATTTTATTTAATATGTCCTTTGGTAACTCTTCCTCTTCCACGTCCATGGCCTTATCCAGTCCGCTTTGTATATCTTCAGATATATTGTAATTTGCTTCAATACATAGTCTCTTAACTACCTCAATAATCTCCGAAATATTTATCTCTCTCACCGGCTATACCCCCTAGAACTTTTGATAGCATAATTATACTATATAATAAATAAATTAGTAGTAATATTTTCAGAGGTGATAACAATTACTAAGAAGATTTTTCAAAACCTAGTGGATTACTATCAGTGAGGATTGACCTGTTTCCTTTAATTTATTATTATGATAGAATTTAAGAAAAGTAGATTCTGCGAGGTGGTTAAATGATTAGAAGTACATATCCATTTTTTTATAAGAGATATGCCTATGATAACAGCACTAATTTGCTCCATGACCTGAAAAATGAAACTCCTGCTTGTAATATTGATAATATCGATAAAGAATTAATTGAAGCCTATAGTTCATTAAATGAAGGCTCTTTATTCTTAGATCATCCTGTTTACAAAAAATGTCCCCACTGTATGGCTGAATAATCTTAATAATATTATATTTTTACAAAAAACGATATATTACCCGGGTAATATATCGTTTTTTATCGCAGCATGTTACTAATTAGTTGTTTCTACATTTCTTTTTCAAAATACACATTAACGGCCCTGACAATAGATTGTGCAATTTTCTTCTGATAGTCTGGGTCTTTTAGTTTTTTAGCTTCTGCAGGGTTTGATAGAAATCCACATTCAATTATTATTGCCGGTATATCAGGACAATTCCTTAATATTATGAAATCATCCTTGGCATTTTTAGCCTTTCTTTTATTATTTACATCCAAGTCCTCTCTTAGAGTGTTCTGCATAAGTATACCAAAGTTCTCACTTTTTTTATTAGCTGCATACCATATCTGGGCACCATAATATTGCTGCTGTGGGAAAGAATTTAAGTGAACGCTTAAAAACATGTCACAATTACTTTTTCTGATAAGTTTTTGCCTGTTGTCTAGATCCTCCAGTTTCTTCTTTCTTATAGTTCCGCCTTCGGTACAGAGACTTCTGTCATCTTCTCTAGACATCACTATCTTATAGCCTTCTTTAAGTAATTCGCCCTTGAGAGTTTTGCCTATAATGAGATTTAGGTCTTTTTCTAAGGTTCCATCTTTGCCTACTGCTCCTCCATCAACTCCACCATGGCCTGGATCTATTAATATTAATTTATTCGATTTATCAGTTGTATTATTTATATTTGCCATGGGGTAGATTGTAAATAAAAGTAAAAACGCCATAATTAAGAATAGTTGTAATAACCACCTTGTATACATTATAACCTCCTGGATACATTCAATAGTATTTTATATTATATCCAAGACAACATTTTTTACTATTGCTATTATAGCCAAAAGCACCCTTCCTATCTATATAGGTCAGGTGCCCTTTTTAATGACTATGCTTGCAGAACACTTTCTGCTATATTTGTAGCATGGTCACCAATTCTTTCAAAGTTACTAATAAGGTCTAAGAATATAGCTCCCGTATAAGCACTGCATAAGCCTGCATTCAATCTTCTTATATGTCCTGCTCTATATTCCTTCTCAAGAGTATCAATTCTTTCCTCTATAGATGCTACGCTCTCTGCTTTCTTAATATCGTGATTTTCATAGCTTTCAATACTAGCCTGTAGAGCATTTATAGTATATTTGTACATATTCCTTAAATCTTCTAATCCCTCATTTGAAAAGTTTAATTTTTTTACAATTTTCTCGGTTGTTAAATCCGCAATATTTTCTGCATGATCACCGATTCTCTCCACATCATTTACTACATGGAAGGTAGATGTTACTATTTTAAGCTGTTCTTCTGAAAGCTCCGTATTAGATAATTTTACCAGATAATTTGTAATATCATGCTCTAGTATGTTGATTAACTTTTCGTTTTCATAAACCTTATTTATCAGATTTTCGTCATTACCTTCAAAGGCTTTCATTGCGATTTCCAGATTCTCTTTCGCCTTATTAGCCATTCTTATTGTTTCCTTAACCATCTGCCCTACGGCTATTACAGGCGTTTCTAATAATCTATCATCTATATATTTAGTACCAAGATGCTCTTTTTCGTCCTCACCAGGTATGAGCTTATTAACAAACACAACAAGATACTTTATAAACCAGACTAAAATCATTGTGTTTACTATATTAAATATAGTATGCACATTTGCAATTTGTCTTGTAATAGCCCCAGGAGTATTACCTGGATTAATCCATTGTGCTATCTCTGCCAGTTGAAATCTAAGAGGAATAAATATTATGGTACCAATTAAATTAAAAGTTACGTGTATCAAGGCAGCTTTCCTTGCGCTCTTTGAAGTACCAATACTTGCCAGCAATGCAGTCACACAGGTTCCAATATTACATCCAAAAACAAATGGTATTGCAGCAGATAGCGGCACTGCACCAGTTCCCGCTAAAGCGATTAATATTCCTGTGGTTGCTGATGAACTTTGTATAATACTAGTCATTAAAAGTCCTACGCCCAAAGCAAGTATCCAGCTGTTTGAAATAACATTCATCATGGATTTAAAGCCTTCTGATTCTTTCAATGGTGCCATTGAATCCCCCATTAGGTCCATACCTAAAAATAATATACCAAAGCCTAAAACTATGTTCCCAATCTCTCTGTTCTTTTTGCCTTTTGAAAATAGTACAATAACTGTACCTGCCCCAATAAAAATTGGAGCTACATCTGTTAGTTTTAGTGATACAAGCTGTGCTGTGATAGTTGTTCCAATATTAGCACCCATTATAACTCCTGCAGCTTGCATCAAATTCATAAGTCCAGCATTAACAAAGCCCACAACCATAACTGTAGTAGCACTACTGCTTTGAATTATCATGGTCACAACAGTACCGACTAATACTGCTACGATGGGATTAGAAGTAACCTTTTCCAATATACCTTTTAACTTTTCACCTGCAGCATTTTCAAGACCATCGCCCATCATCTTCATTCCAAAAAGGAACAATCCCAAGCCGCCAATTAACGTTATAATCATTTTTGTAATGTCCAATTAAATCCCCCCATATAAGTTTCATATTCGACATTATGAATTGTTATATGTCAAAAAAACCTCTAATATATCTTAACACAAAATTAATATTTACAAAGTGACTTTTTACGTATTTAACATAGATTTAACATACATATGTATCCAATGATTATACTCAACATCATGTTAGAATCTCTATTACTTTATGTCATTGTTTAGCTGCAACATTTCTCAATAATTATTGACATTAGAGGGCTATTGAAATATAATTATTTGAAATATTTTCACGTTCATTTTCAATTTTTAATAAAAAACTTTAATTTATAGGAGAATAGGAATATGGGGCACTATTTTATTAACGATGAATCATTAACTCATAATTATAAAACTATTAACTTTCACTATAAAAACAGGGACTTTAAGTTTACTACGGATTCAGGTGTGTTTTCAAAGAATCATGTTGATGAAGGGACTACAATATTACTTAATAATCTACCGGAGTTAAGGGGTAAAGTTCTAGACTTGGGCTGCGGTTACGGCTGTATTGGCATATCCCTCAAAATGACCAATGATATTGACCTTACCATGGCTGATATTAATGAAAGGGCTTTAGAACTGGCAGCGCTGAACTGTAAAAATAACGGACTAAATAATATATCCATTATTCAGTCTGATGGTTTTTCTAATATTAGTGATAAGTTTGATTTTATAATTTTAAATCCTCCCATAAGGGCAGGAAAAAAAACAATTTTTAAATTGTATGAGGATTCATATCAACATTTAAATAAACATGGAAAATTTATTTTTGTAATCAATAAGAAACATGGAGCTGAAAGCAGTATTGAAAAGGTTAATGAGATCTTTAATGACTATGAGATCTTATACAAAAAGAAGGGTTGGTATGTAATCTCCTGTGAATTAGTATAGAGTAAGCGTCAAACTGTCCACACATTTTATGAATATAAATCTTGTGAGATAATACCTCTAGAATAAAATTCCGGAGGTGTTTTTATTGACAAAATTAAATATGGAAGATTGGCAGCAGCTCATTGCTGATTATAGATCTAGCGGCCTTACCGGGCCGGTATGGTGTCAGCAAAAACAATTGAGTATACACAAATTACGCTATTGGATTAACAAATTCAACAAAGCAGAGTTTAAAGAAGAACCAAGACAGCAGTGGGTTTCAGTAAAAACAAATTTATCTATAACAACAACATCTATTACTGTAAAAGTCGGTAAGGCTGAAATTTCAGTTTCGCAAGACTTCGATAAAGAACTCTTTGCAGATGTTGTCCAATCCCTATTAACTTTATGTTAAACCTAAAGCAGACTTCTAATGTATTTTTGGCTGCTGGAAGTACTGATATGAGAAAATCTATTGACGGTCTCGCCATCATCGTTCAGATGAATTTTAAGTTAGATCCATTCTCTGATGCACTTTTTGTATTCTGCAACGCTAAACGCGACAAACTCAAGTTGCTCTATTGGGAGCGGAATGGATTCTGGCTTTACTATCGCCGTTTGGAAAAAGGTCGCTTTAAGTGGCCTAATAATTCTAAAGACAAAGTTATACATGTAACGGAGCGGGAGCTCCGCTGGCTTTTAGATGGACTGGATATTAACCAAAAGGGAGTACATCGTGATATTATGCAGAGAAAAATCATTTGATTTTTTGTGGATAACCCTAAAAAATTCAATCAAAAAGTGGATAATTTCCAACTCTTTAAAACTTCTAAAACCGTTGAAAACACTAGCTTTTTACGACTTTTTTTCTTGATAATTTTGTATGAAAAGTGTATAATATAAGTATGAGTAAAACAGAAGTAAAATCATTTAACTTAGAGAATTACAGTCGTAAAGAGCTAGAGGATGCCTTCATAAAACTCAGCATTGAAAAGGAGCAGGCTGAGCTTAGACTAAAATGGTATGAAGAGCAATACAAGCTCAACAAGCAGAGACTATTTGGTAAATCCAGTGAAAAGAATATAGATGGTCAGATTAACATGCCAATATTTAACGAGGCTGAAAGTGAGCGACAGCCTTTTACTGCTGAGCCTAATTTAGATGATTGTGCAAAGCAACAACAATCTTCATCCAAGGCTAAAAAGCTTAAAGGAAAACGTGAAAAAGATCTTTCAGATCTTCCTAAGCAAATAGTTGAATATAAGCTCTCAGCTGAAGAACAGGTTTGTTCTCAATGTGGCGGTCAACTCCATGAGGTGCGTTCCGAAATCCGCAGAGAGCTGGAGGTCATCCCGGCACAAATTATCGTAAAAGAAATCCACAGCATGATTTATTCCTGTCGGAAATGTGAAAAGGAAGATATAACTGTCCCAATGATTTCGGCGCCAACCCCTAAGCCTGTCATTAAGGGAAGTATAGCATCCTCTTCTATAATAGCATATATCATGACTAGGAAATATGTAGATGCTACTCCTCTTTATAGGCAGGAACAAGAATACAAGCGGCGTGGTTTACCAGTTAACCGTCAAAACATGGCTAACTGGATTATTCGGGCTGCACAAGATTGGCTGAATCCTTTGTACCTGCGTCTACGTAAATACCTTACGGACTATGATGTAGC is from Clostridium thermarum and encodes:
- a CDS encoding Fe-S-containing hydro-lyase; its protein translation is MIKNIITPFTTKDAEALNCGDSVYISGTIYTARDAAHKKMIELLDKGESLPFDIQDTIIYYVGPTPARPGMIMGSAGPTTSGRMDAYTPKLLDLGLRGMIGKGSRDKRVVEAMIKNKAVYFAAIGGAGALISKSIKSAELVAYEELGTEAVMKLQVDNFPAIVAIDCRGNCIYKE
- a CDS encoding fumarate hydratase; amino-acid sequence: MREINISEIIEVVKRLCIEANYNISEDIQSGLDKAMDVEEEELPKDILNKILLNSKIAREEAIPMCQDTGMACVFVELGQDVHICGGSLEEAINEGVRRGYEEGYLRKSVVKDPIHRVNTRDNTPAIINYEIKPGDKLKITVAPKGFGSENMSQLKMLKPSDGIEGVKDFVLKTVIEAGSNPCPPIVVGVGIGGTFDRAALLAKKALLRPIDKRNADSYYESIERELLKRINETNIGPQGFGGVTTALAVNIETYPTHIAGLPVAVNINCHATRHAEAEI
- the cwlD gene encoding N-acetylmuramoyl-L-alanine amidase CwlD; the encoded protein is MAFLLLFTIYPMANINNTTDKSNKLILIDPGHGGVDGGAVGKDGTLEKDLNLIIGKTLKGELLKEGYKIVMSREDDRSLCTEGGTIRKKKLEDLDNRQKLIRKSNCDMFLSVHLNSFPQQQYYGAQIWYAANKKSENFGILMQNTLREDLDVNNKRKAKNAKDDFIILRNCPDIPAIIIECGFLSNPAEAKKLKDPDYQKKIAQSIVRAVNVYFEKEM
- a CDS encoding Na/Pi cotransporter family protein, which encodes MDITKMIITLIGGLGLFLFGMKMMGDGLENAAGEKLKGILEKVTSNPIVAVLVGTVVTMIIQSSSATTVMVVGFVNAGLMNLMQAAGVIMGANIGTTITAQLVSLKLTDVAPIFIGAGTVIVLFSKGKKNREIGNIVLGFGILFLGMDLMGDSMAPLKESEGFKSMMNVISNSWILALGVGLLMTSIIQSSSATTGILIALAGTGAVPLSAAIPFVFGCNIGTCVTALLASIGTSKSARKAALIHVTFNLIGTIIFIPLRFQLAEIAQWINPGNTPGAITRQIANVHTIFNIVNTMILVWFIKYLVVFVNKLIPGEDEKEHLGTKYIDDRLLETPVIAVGQMVKETIRMANKAKENLEIAMKAFEGNDENLINKVYENEKLINILEHDITNYLVKLSNTELSEEQLKIVTSTFHVVNDVERIGDHAENIADLTTEKIVKKLNFSNEGLEDLRNMYKYTINALQASIESYENHDIKKAESVASIEERIDTLEKEYRAGHIRRLNAGLCSAYTGAIFLDLISNFERIGDHATNIAESVLQA
- a CDS encoding class I SAM-dependent methyltransferase, which produces MGHYFINDESLTHNYKTINFHYKNRDFKFTTDSGVFSKNHVDEGTTILLNNLPELRGKVLDLGCGYGCIGISLKMTNDIDLTMADINERALELAALNCKNNGLNNISIIQSDGFSNISDKFDFIILNPPIRAGKKTIFKLYEDSYQHLNKHGKFIFVINKKHGAESSIEKVNEIFNDYEILYKKKGWYVISCELV
- the tnpA gene encoding IS66 family insertion sequence element accessory protein TnpA, with protein sequence MTKLNMEDWQQLIADYRSSGLTGPVWCQQKQLSIHKLRYWINKFNKAEFKEEPRQQWVSVKTNLSITTTSITVKVGKAEISVSQDFDKELFADVVQSLLTLC
- the tnpB gene encoding IS66 family insertion sequence element accessory protein TnpB (TnpB, as the term is used for proteins encoded by IS66 family insertion elements, is considered an accessory protein, since TnpC, encoded by a neighboring gene, is a DDE family transposase.) → MLNLKQTSNVFLAAGSTDMRKSIDGLAIIVQMNFKLDPFSDALFVFCNAKRDKLKLLYWERNGFWLYYRRLEKGRFKWPNNSKDKVIHVTERELRWLLDGLDINQKGVHRDIMQRKII